A genome region from Glutamicibacter arilaitensis Re117 includes the following:
- a CDS encoding glycoside hydrolase family 2 TIM barrel-domain containing protein yields the protein MTSPTAYLSDTAPGGGRRLPATSWTHSDAPELSLDGQWKFRWLPGVPGTPGGRGLLPAGELPESMADAGYDDSSWDSIAVPGHWVLQADGAYGRPSYTNVQFPFPCDPPYPPDENPTGDYRRTFEVPQSWTSGMERLVLRFDGVESRYKVWVNGQMIGWGTGSRLAQEFDVSSAVAAGENTIVVRVHQFSASSYVEDQDQWWLPGIFRSVTLKARPHGSIDDLWIKTGYSSGTGIITPEIMAADDAFPLRFVVPELEIDEVWQSREDIREVEVPAVSPWSAERPKLYGATVSSTGETISLRLGFRTVRIAGDQFLVNDRKVVFNGVNRHETHPLLGRAFDEQFAREDLMLMKRFNVNAIRTSHYPPHPRLLDLADELGFWVILENDLETHGFERHGWQGNPSDDPAWRSAYLDRMERTFERDKNHPSIIMWSLGNESGTGANLAAMSAWIHARDSSRPVHYEGDYTGEYTDVYSRMYASFPEVQTIGEDRMTAPLLGCTTAEAARQRTRPFLLCEYAHAMGNGPGGLQRYADLVDRYPRLHGGFVWEWRDHGLQASTPDGKSFYAYGGDFGEELHDGTFVMDGLVLSDSTASPGLHEFKHVVAPIKFSLSSVDGHRVRLGIRNDRHSADSGDLAFSWRLEAAGRPVASAEFLVSGSDDALEAGETATVELALPYPLPAGENWLTVEARLAEDAAWAAAGHEVASAQWPIAAPSTAMPGPRPARLPSSADAGGASIPLDNGRMQLGAAVFAEGKLMELAGQPVHGPRLELFRAPTDNDRGAHFGSYNHSDPWQEDEHGVPGNGEPGPSNADLWTAAGLDRLKARVLSVATGPGRVQVATRYSAADQACSIRVDEQWSLDESGLWLRIDMVPSRGWTSVWPRFGVRFQLGKEVDSASWYGLGPHESYPDSRLAARVGRYSASIDDLPVEYARPQETGHRSDLRELELGVGGAPWLRIEAWPDGLDRRPGFTLSRHTAQQLAGAAHPHELPEPTNSWLYLDAAQHGVGSRACGPDVWPEDALRPEARSLLLRITGLTGNETSRSG from the coding sequence ATGACTTCCCCAACAGCCTATCTGTCCGATACCGCCCCGGGCGGAGGCCGGCGCCTGCCGGCAACGTCCTGGACCCACAGTGATGCCCCTGAACTGAGCCTCGATGGACAGTGGAAGTTCCGCTGGCTCCCTGGCGTACCGGGCACGCCCGGAGGGCGCGGACTGCTGCCGGCAGGCGAGCTTCCCGAGTCCATGGCAGATGCTGGCTATGACGACTCGAGCTGGGACAGCATCGCAGTCCCTGGGCACTGGGTATTGCAGGCCGATGGCGCCTACGGACGCCCTTCGTACACGAACGTCCAATTTCCCTTCCCTTGCGACCCGCCCTATCCACCGGATGAGAATCCTACCGGCGACTACCGGCGGACCTTCGAAGTGCCCCAGAGCTGGACTTCTGGAATGGAGCGGCTGGTGCTGCGCTTCGACGGCGTTGAATCCCGATACAAGGTATGGGTCAATGGGCAAATGATTGGCTGGGGTACCGGTAGCCGCCTTGCCCAGGAATTCGATGTGAGCTCGGCCGTAGCCGCCGGTGAAAATACAATCGTTGTCCGCGTGCACCAATTCTCCGCTTCGAGCTACGTCGAGGACCAGGACCAGTGGTGGCTCCCGGGAATTTTCCGATCGGTAACGCTCAAGGCCCGTCCGCACGGCAGCATTGACGACCTCTGGATAAAAACCGGCTATTCCTCCGGTACCGGAATCATTACACCGGAAATCATGGCTGCTGACGATGCGTTCCCGCTACGTTTCGTTGTTCCCGAACTGGAAATCGACGAAGTGTGGCAAAGCCGCGAGGATATCCGAGAGGTGGAAGTGCCCGCCGTTTCCCCATGGAGCGCTGAGCGGCCAAAACTCTATGGAGCAACCGTTTCCAGCACTGGCGAGACCATCAGCCTGCGGCTAGGTTTCCGCACGGTAAGAATTGCAGGCGACCAGTTCTTGGTCAACGATCGCAAAGTGGTCTTCAACGGGGTGAACAGGCATGAAACCCACCCGCTCCTCGGCCGGGCGTTCGATGAGCAATTCGCACGAGAAGACCTGATGCTAATGAAGCGCTTCAATGTCAACGCCATTCGCACCAGCCACTATCCGCCGCATCCGCGGCTCCTGGACTTGGCCGACGAGCTCGGTTTCTGGGTCATACTCGAAAACGATCTGGAAACCCACGGATTTGAACGTCACGGCTGGCAGGGCAATCCCAGTGACGACCCGGCCTGGCGAAGTGCCTATCTTGATCGGATGGAGCGGACTTTCGAACGGGACAAGAACCATCCCTCAATCATCATGTGGTCGCTTGGCAACGAGTCCGGCACCGGGGCCAACCTTGCCGCGATGTCCGCATGGATCCATGCGCGGGATAGCAGCCGCCCGGTGCATTATGAAGGCGACTACACCGGAGAATACACCGATGTGTATTCGCGAATGTACGCTTCGTTCCCCGAAGTGCAGACAATTGGAGAGGACCGGATGACCGCTCCGCTGCTGGGATGCACCACCGCAGAGGCCGCGCGCCAGCGGACCAGGCCCTTCCTGTTGTGCGAGTATGCGCACGCCATGGGCAATGGGCCCGGAGGATTGCAACGGTATGCGGATCTGGTGGACCGCTATCCCCGGTTGCATGGAGGCTTCGTCTGGGAATGGCGTGACCACGGGCTGCAGGCCAGCACACCGGATGGCAAGAGCTTCTATGCTTACGGCGGCGATTTCGGCGAGGAGCTCCACGATGGCACCTTCGTCATGGACGGACTGGTCCTCTCCGATTCCACTGCCTCACCGGGGCTCCATGAGTTCAAGCATGTAGTCGCCCCGATCAAGTTCTCCCTGTCCTCCGTGGACGGGCACCGGGTGCGCTTGGGCATCCGGAATGACCGCCACAGTGCCGACAGCGGCGACCTCGCATTCAGCTGGCGCTTGGAAGCGGCCGGGCGTCCGGTCGCTAGTGCAGAATTCTTGGTATCCGGCTCTGACGACGCGCTGGAAGCTGGCGAAACTGCCACGGTTGAACTCGCCTTGCCGTACCCCCTGCCCGCAGGCGAAAACTGGTTAACCGTGGAGGCGCGGCTGGCCGAGGATGCAGCGTGGGCGGCCGCGGGCCATGAGGTGGCCAGCGCCCAATGGCCGATAGCTGCTCCATCCACCGCAATGCCGGGGCCGCGACCCGCACGGTTGCCCTCTTCGGCTGATGCGGGCGGAGCATCGATCCCTCTGGACAATGGCCGGATGCAGCTTGGTGCCGCAGTTTTTGCCGAGGGCAAGCTCATGGAGTTGGCCGGGCAGCCGGTGCATGGGCCGCGGCTGGAGTTGTTCCGCGCACCCACCGACAATGACCGTGGCGCACACTTCGGCAGCTATAACCATTCTGATCCCTGGCAGGAAGATGAGCACGGAGTCCCGGGCAATGGAGAACCCGGTCCGTCAAATGCGGACCTCTGGACGGCGGCCGGATTGGACCGGCTGAAGGCGCGGGTGCTCAGTGTCGCTACCGGTCCGGGCCGTGTGCAGGTGGCGACCAGGTATTCAGCAGCGGACCAGGCCTGCTCCATCCGAGTCGACGAGCAATGGAGCCTGGACGAGTCCGGCCTGTGGCTTCGCATCGATATGGTTCCAAGCCGAGGCTGGACATCGGTGTGGCCCCGATTCGGCGTGCGTTTCCAGCTGGGCAAGGAGGTCGATTCGGCATCCTGGTACGGCTTGGGCCCGCACGAATCCTACCCGGACAGCCGTCTGGCGGCACGAGTAGGCCGCTACAGTGCAAGCATTGACGATTTGCCGGTCGAATACGCACGTCCGCAGGAAACAGGGCACCGCAGCGATTTGCGCGAATTGGAGCTCGGCGTGGGCGGTGCGCCGTGGCTGCGCATCGAGGCCTGGCCCGACGGATTGGACCGCCGCCCCGGTTTCACGCTCAGCCGCCACACGGCACAGCAGCTTGCCGGCGCTGCCCATCCGCACGAGCTGCCGGAACCAACCAACTCCTGGCTGTACCTGGATGCGGCCCAGCATGGCGTAGGTTCCCGGGCCTGTGGTCCCGATGTCTGGCCGGAAGACGCGCTGCGCCCCGAGGCGCGCTCCTTGCTCCTGCGGATCACCGGATTGACAGGGAACGAAACCTCGCGGAGCGGGTAG
- a CDS encoding aldose 1-epimerase family protein encodes MPDGFPAQQKDNEMDRQAMPQQDTANGTVLTLRAHGFTAQLATVGATLVSLDYGGRPLVRAFDPHGARPVFSGAILAPWPNRVIDGAYHWEGQELQLPITEPERGHALHGMVADTAFEITGRRGSSAQLRTVIVPNPGYPYEVQLVIDYRLEAGGLRTIATATNLGQGTAPFAWGSHAYLVAPGKKADEWTFTLPAGKVQLTDGARLLPKEVVEVSGTELDFRTPKPIGDLFIDHAYTGLAAGADGLFSASITDTKGLGSQITWDEACPWVQIHTADRDDPALDRTGLAIEPMTCPPGGFNSGQDVIALAPGASHEASWLIGPVQPR; translated from the coding sequence ATGCCCGATGGTTTCCCAGCACAGCAGAAGGATAACGAAATGGATCGCCAAGCAATGCCGCAACAGGACACCGCCAACGGAACGGTGCTCACGCTGCGAGCCCACGGCTTCACCGCGCAGCTGGCCACGGTGGGCGCCACACTGGTGTCCCTGGACTACGGTGGCCGCCCGCTGGTGCGCGCCTTCGATCCGCATGGCGCGCGCCCGGTGTTCTCCGGCGCCATCCTGGCCCCCTGGCCCAACCGGGTGATCGACGGGGCCTACCACTGGGAAGGCCAGGAGCTGCAGTTGCCGATCACCGAGCCGGAGCGCGGCCACGCGCTGCACGGCATGGTGGCCGATACCGCCTTCGAGATCACCGGGCGCCGCGGCAGCTCCGCCCAGTTGCGCACCGTGATCGTCCCGAACCCCGGCTACCCCTATGAGGTGCAGCTGGTGATCGACTACCGGCTGGAAGCCGGCGGGCTGCGCACCATCGCCACCGCCACCAACCTCGGGCAGGGCACCGCGCCCTTCGCCTGGGGTTCGCACGCCTACCTGGTCGCACCGGGCAAGAAGGCGGATGAATGGACTTTCACCCTGCCAGCCGGCAAGGTGCAGCTCACCGACGGCGCGCGCCTGCTGCCGAAGGAAGTGGTGGAGGTGTCCGGCACCGAGCTGGATTTCCGCACCCCGAAGCCGATCGGGGACCTCTTCATCGATCATGCCTACACCGGGTTGGCCGCCGGCGCGGACGGCTTGTTCAGCGCGTCGATCACCGACACCAAGGGCCTCGGGTCGCAGATCACCTGGGACGAAGCCTGCCCGTGGGTCCAGATCCACACCGCAGACCGCGATGATCCGGCGCTTGACCGCACCGGGCTGGCCATCGAGCCGATGACCTGCCCGCCCGGCGGCTTCAACTCCGGCCAGGACGTCATCGCGCTGGCCCCGGGCGCCAGCCATGAAGCCAGCTGGCTGATTGGCCCGGTCCAGCCGCGATGA
- the mmsB gene encoding multiple monosaccharide ABC transporter permease yields MTITNELKDIFTKNLRTSGIYIAFVLIVVLFTILTNGLLLSPINITNIILQYSYVLILALGMIIVIVAGHIDLSVGSLVALTGAVSAVLVIKGDMPWWVGMLAGIATGALCGVWQGFWVAYVGIPAFIVTLAGMLLFRGLTYEVLSNVSLSPFPGEYGQIAGGFLNGLLGGNGFDLFTVIIGVIAVAGLIVSQWRNRAGRAKYGQSVESMAMFLAKNIITGIIILWFFWQIATSRGMPIVLIILAALILGYHVLTTKTVFGRHVYAIGGNLSAAKLSGVNVKRINMWIFINMGLLSGVAGVVFSSRSNGAQPGAGNMFELDAIAACFIGGASTTGGVGRVTGAIVGGLVMAVLSNGMQLMGVGASTQQIVKGIVLLLAVAFDIYNKRRAGAGS; encoded by the coding sequence ATGACCATCACAAACGAGCTGAAGGATATCTTCACCAAGAACCTGCGCACCTCTGGCATCTACATTGCCTTCGTGCTCATCGTGGTGCTGTTCACCATCCTGACCAACGGGTTGCTGCTCAGCCCGATCAACATCACCAACATCATCTTGCAGTACTCCTACGTGCTGATCCTGGCCCTGGGCATGATCATCGTGATCGTCGCCGGGCATATCGACTTGTCCGTTGGCTCGCTGGTGGCACTGACCGGTGCGGTCTCCGCGGTACTGGTGATCAAGGGCGACATGCCTTGGTGGGTCGGCATGCTTGCCGGCATCGCCACCGGCGCATTGTGCGGTGTGTGGCAGGGCTTCTGGGTGGCGTACGTGGGGATCCCCGCGTTCATCGTGACCCTGGCCGGAATGCTGCTCTTCCGCGGTCTGACCTATGAAGTGCTGAGCAACGTTTCGCTCTCGCCATTCCCTGGCGAATACGGCCAGATCGCCGGCGGTTTCCTCAACGGGTTGCTGGGCGGCAACGGTTTTGACCTGTTCACCGTGATCATCGGCGTGATCGCCGTAGCCGGCCTGATCGTCTCGCAGTGGCGCAACCGCGCCGGCCGCGCGAAGTACGGCCAGAGCGTTGAATCCATGGCCATGTTCCTGGCCAAGAACATCATCACGGGCATCATCATCCTCTGGTTCTTCTGGCAGATCGCCACCAGCCGAGGCATGCCGATCGTGCTGATCATCCTGGCCGCCCTGATCCTGGGCTACCACGTGCTGACCACCAAGACCGTCTTCGGCCGCCACGTCTACGCCATCGGCGGCAACCTGTCGGCAGCCAAGCTCTCAGGCGTGAACGTGAAGCGCATCAACATGTGGATCTTCATCAACATGGGCCTGCTCTCCGGCGTGGCCGGCGTGGTCTTCTCCTCGCGTTCCAACGGCGCCCAGCCAGGTGCGGGCAACATGTTCGAGCTCGACGCCATCGCGGCCTGCTTCATCGGCGGCGCGTCGACCACCGGCGGCGTGGGCCGTGTGACAGGCGCCATTGTCGGCGGCCTGGTGATGGCGGTACTTTCCAATGGAATGCAGCTGATGGGCGTGGGCGCTTCCACCCAGCAGATCGTCAAGGGTATCGTACTGCTGTTGGCAGTGGCCTTCGACATCTACAACAAGCGCCGCGCAGGCGCCGGCAGCTAG
- the mmsA gene encoding multiple monosaccharide ABC transporter ATP-binding protein codes for MDTTILHMQDITKTFPGVKALDGVSLSVRQGEIHAICGENGAGKSTLMKVLSGVYPHGSYEGKIIFEGEELKASSIKDSEAQGIVIIHQELALVPYLSVAENIFLGNETARGGFIDWNSTNHRAAQLLARVGLDELPITPVGQLGVGKQQLVEIAKALSKNVKLLILDEPTAALNDDDSEHLLNLLRELREQGITSIIISHKLGEIEDIANTTTIIRDGQSIEALDMADPASNQNRIIRGMVGRELSARYPAREPDIGDVVFEVENWSVQHPVQQERTVVDNASLTVRAGEIVGIAGLMGAGRTELAMSVFGHSYGRNITGTVKMDGKPVDTSTVGKAIAAGIAYVSEDRKKFGLNLIEDIRVNTTAAGLDKISSKGFVDGNKEIQIAEHYRKSMRIKTPNVMAKVGNLSGGNQQKVVLGKWLHTAPELLILDEPTRGIDVGAKYEIYTIINELAAAGKAVLVISSELPELLGICDRIYTLAYGRMTGQLPSSEATQERLMELMTIEKESTR; via the coding sequence ATGGACACCACGATCCTGCACATGCAGGACATCACCAAGACTTTCCCCGGGGTCAAGGCGCTGGACGGCGTCAGCCTTTCGGTCCGACAGGGCGAAATCCACGCGATCTGCGGCGAAAACGGCGCCGGCAAATCCACCCTCATGAAGGTGCTCTCCGGGGTCTACCCGCACGGCAGCTACGAGGGCAAGATCATTTTCGAGGGCGAAGAACTCAAGGCCTCGAGCATCAAGGATTCCGAAGCCCAAGGCATCGTGATCATCCACCAGGAACTGGCCTTGGTGCCCTACCTGTCGGTGGCCGAGAACATTTTCCTTGGCAATGAAACCGCACGCGGCGGCTTCATTGATTGGAACAGCACCAACCACCGTGCCGCGCAGCTGCTGGCCCGCGTGGGCCTTGACGAACTGCCGATCACCCCGGTAGGACAGCTGGGCGTGGGCAAGCAGCAGCTGGTGGAAATCGCCAAGGCACTGAGCAAGAACGTGAAGCTGCTGATCCTTGACGAGCCAACCGCGGCGCTGAACGATGATGACTCCGAGCACCTGCTGAACCTGCTGCGCGAACTGCGCGAACAGGGCATCACCTCGATCATCATTTCGCACAAGCTCGGCGAAATCGAAGATATCGCCAACACCACCACGATCATCCGCGATGGCCAGTCCATCGAAGCCCTGGACATGGCGGATCCGGCCTCCAACCAGAACCGCATCATCCGCGGCATGGTGGGCCGCGAACTCTCCGCCCGCTACCCGGCACGCGAACCGGATATCGGCGACGTGGTCTTCGAGGTCGAAAACTGGTCGGTCCAGCACCCGGTGCAGCAAGAGCGCACCGTGGTGGACAACGCCAGCCTCACCGTCCGTGCAGGCGAAATCGTTGGCATCGCAGGGTTGATGGGCGCTGGACGCACCGAACTGGCGATGAGCGTGTTCGGGCACAGCTACGGCCGGAATATCACCGGCACCGTCAAGATGGACGGCAAGCCAGTGGATACCTCCACGGTGGGCAAGGCCATTGCCGCCGGCATCGCCTACGTCTCCGAGGACCGCAAGAAGTTCGGCCTGAATCTGATCGAGGACATCCGCGTGAACACCACGGCGGCCGGCCTGGACAAGATCTCCTCCAAGGGCTTCGTGGACGGCAACAAGGAAATCCAGATTGCCGAGCACTACCGCAAGTCCATGCGCATCAAGACCCCGAATGTGATGGCGAAGGTCGGAAACCTCTCGGGCGGCAACCAGCAGAAGGTCGTGCTGGGCAAATGGCTGCACACCGCTCCGGAGCTGCTGATCCTCGACGAGCCCACCCGCGGCATCGACGTCGGCGCCAAATACGAAATCTACACCATCATCAATGAGCTGGCCGCGGCCGGCAAAGCGGTCCTGGTGATCTCCTCAGAACTACCCGAACTGCTGGGTATTTGCGATCGCATCTACACCCTGGCCTACGGCCGGATGACCGGCCAGCTACCAAGCAGTGAAGCCACCCAGGAACGCCTCATGGAACTCATGACCATCGAGAAGGAAAGCACCCGATGA
- the chvE gene encoding multiple monosaccharide ABC transporter substrate-binding protein, protein MAWNNWTRKAAATVGSLALVGALAACSGGGAGGGAGAGGEESTAPEDIQVGVAMPTETSERWIADGEAVKSQLEEAGFEVDLQFANDDIPTQQQQIDQMITKGDDILVVASIDGTALSTQLQAAADQGIPIISYDRLINGTENVDFYVTFDNYNVGVQQATSLLTGMGLADEEGKRTDKKGKFNIELFAGSIDDNNAHFFWKGAMDTLKPFLDDGTLTVKSGQTKIEQAATLRWSQEEAQSRMEDLITAHYKGGKTQIDGILSPFDGISRGIITALSNAGYGKSIEDGLPIISGQDAEIASVKLIDDGVQYATIFKDTRKLATQAVEAVKAYAGGGEPEANDTETYDNGKKVVPSYLLDSDIIVKDNITSLLVDSGYYTAEEVKAGQTK, encoded by the coding sequence ATGGCATGGAATAACTGGACCCGCAAAGCTGCGGCAACGGTAGGATCACTGGCGCTGGTTGGCGCATTGGCGGCTTGCAGTGGCGGTGGCGCCGGCGGTGGAGCAGGTGCTGGCGGCGAAGAGTCGACTGCCCCAGAGGACATCCAGGTCGGTGTGGCTATGCCAACCGAAACTTCGGAGCGTTGGATCGCTGACGGTGAAGCCGTCAAGTCCCAGCTGGAAGAAGCTGGCTTCGAAGTCGACCTGCAGTTCGCCAATGACGACATCCCAACCCAGCAGCAGCAGATCGACCAGATGATTACCAAGGGTGATGACATCCTGGTAGTCGCCTCCATCGATGGCACCGCACTGTCCACCCAGCTGCAGGCCGCAGCGGACCAGGGCATCCCCATCATCTCCTACGACCGCTTGATCAACGGCACCGAGAACGTCGACTTCTATGTCACGTTCGACAACTACAACGTCGGCGTGCAGCAGGCTACCTCGCTGCTGACCGGCATGGGCCTGGCTGACGAAGAGGGCAAGCGCACCGACAAGAAGGGCAAGTTCAACATCGAGCTGTTCGCCGGTTCGATCGACGACAACAACGCGCACTTCTTCTGGAAGGGCGCCATGGATACCCTGAAGCCATTCCTGGACGACGGCACCCTGACGGTCAAGTCCGGCCAGACCAAGATCGAGCAGGCAGCCACCCTGCGCTGGAGCCAGGAAGAAGCCCAGTCGCGCATGGAAGACCTGATCACCGCCCACTACAAGGGCGGCAAGACCCAGATCGACGGCATCCTCTCGCCATTCGACGGCATCTCGCGCGGCATCATCACCGCACTGTCCAACGCCGGCTACGGCAAGTCCATCGAAGATGGCCTGCCGATCATCTCCGGCCAGGACGCAGAAATCGCTTCGGTGAAGCTGATCGACGATGGCGTGCAGTACGCAACCATCTTCAAGGACACCCGCAAGCTGGCCACCCAGGCAGTAGAGGCCGTGAAGGCCTACGCCGGCGGCGGCGAGCCGGAAGCCAACGACACCGAGACCTACGACAACGGCAAGAAGGTTGTTCCTTCCTACCTGCTGGACTCGGACATCATAGTCAAGGACAACATCACCTCGCTGCTGGTGGACTCCGGCTACTACACCGCCGAGGAAGTCAAGGCCGGCCAGACCAAGTAG
- the araA gene encoding L-arabinose isomerase produces MAKAYNDKEIWFFTGSQDLYGEETLRQVAEQSTEVARALDASEQVPAKIIWKPVLKDSESIRRAMLAANSDENVLGVITWMHTFSPAKMWINGLKALTKPLLHLHTQANVELPWDSIDFDFMNLNQAAHGDREYAYLATRLGAARTTVVGHVSNPAVAKRIGTWIRGAAGFHAVQNLNLVRFGDNMRNVAVTEGDKTEAEIRFGVSVNTWAVNDLVEAVEAVSETEVDALVAEYEREYDVVEELRASGARHESLRYVARQEIALETFLGAAHAKAFTTNFEDLGGLKQLPGLAVQRLMGKGYGFGAEGDWKTAVLVRAAKVMGEGLPGGASLMEDYTYDLTPGKELILGAHMLEICPSLTTSKPRVEIHPLGIGGREDPVRMVFNADATEGAVVVSMADMRERFRLTANVVDVVTPPADLPNLPVARAVWSPRPDFNTSSESWLAAGGAHHTVMSTAAGLEAFEVFAEIAGTELLVIDEETTRRNFAQQIRVNQSYYRLAQGF; encoded by the coding sequence ATGGCCAAGGCATATAACGACAAAGAAATCTGGTTCTTCACCGGAAGCCAGGACCTGTACGGCGAAGAAACCCTGCGCCAGGTTGCCGAGCAATCCACCGAGGTGGCCCGAGCACTGGACGCTTCGGAGCAGGTTCCGGCAAAGATCATCTGGAAGCCAGTGCTCAAGGACTCCGAGTCGATCCGCCGCGCCATGCTGGCGGCCAACTCGGATGAGAACGTGCTGGGTGTCATCACCTGGATGCACACCTTCAGCCCGGCCAAGATGTGGATCAACGGCCTCAAGGCCCTGACCAAGCCGCTGCTGCACCTGCACACTCAGGCGAACGTAGAACTGCCATGGGACTCAATCGACTTCGACTTCATGAACCTGAACCAGGCCGCGCACGGCGACCGCGAATACGCTTACCTGGCTACCCGCCTGGGCGCTGCGCGCACCACCGTGGTGGGGCACGTGTCCAACCCTGCCGTTGCCAAGCGCATAGGCACCTGGATCCGCGGCGCTGCCGGTTTCCACGCCGTGCAGAACCTGAATCTGGTCCGCTTCGGCGACAACATGCGCAATGTCGCAGTCACCGAGGGAGATAAGACCGAAGCCGAAATCCGCTTCGGCGTTTCGGTGAACACCTGGGCGGTCAACGACCTGGTCGAAGCCGTAGAAGCCGTGTCCGAAACCGAGGTCGACGCACTGGTCGCCGAATACGAGCGTGAATACGACGTTGTCGAAGAACTGCGCGCTTCCGGTGCCCGCCATGAGTCGTTGCGCTACGTAGCGCGCCAGGAAATCGCTTTGGAGACCTTCCTTGGCGCAGCGCACGCCAAGGCCTTCACCACCAACTTCGAAGATCTGGGCGGGTTGAAGCAGCTGCCAGGCCTGGCCGTGCAGCGCCTGATGGGCAAGGGCTACGGCTTCGGTGCCGAGGGTGACTGGAAGACCGCGGTGCTGGTGCGTGCGGCCAAGGTCATGGGCGAAGGCCTGCCCGGCGGCGCCTCGCTGATGGAGGATTACACCTACGATCTGACCCCGGGCAAGGAACTGATTCTCGGCGCCCACATGCTGGAGATCTGCCCGTCGCTAACCACCTCCAAGCCGCGCGTGGAAATCCACCCGCTGGGTATTGGAGGCCGCGAGGATCCAGTACGCATGGTCTTCAATGCCGACGCCACCGAAGGTGCGGTCGTGGTCTCCATGGCCGATATGCGCGAGCGTTTCCGCTTGACCGCAAATGTCGTCGACGTGGTCACCCCGCCGGCAGACCTTCCCAACCTTCCGGTAGCCCGTGCCGTGTGGAGCCCGCGTCCGGACTTCAACACTTCGTCCGAGTCCTGGCTGGCCGCCGGCGGCGCGCACCACACCGTGATGTCCACCGCCGCAGGGCTGGAGGCATTCGAGGTGTTCGCTGAAATCGCGGGCACCGAGCTGCTGGTCATCGATGAGGAAACCACCCGCCGGAACTTCGCGCAGCAGATTCGCGTGAACCAGAGCTACTATCGCTTGGCTCAGGGTTTCTAA
- a CDS encoding L-ribulose-5-phosphate 4-epimerase — protein sequence MSELKSLADYPQSMQDEVSKVRQIVADLHAELPRYELVVWTAGNVSQRVRHPEITDGSADLFVIKPSGVAYDELTAQSMVVCTLDGKLLDGTRAPSSDTAAHAYTYEHMPEVGGVVHTHSTYATAWAARGEEIPCVLTMMADEFGGPIPVGPFAIIGDDSIGRGIVSTLSESRSPAVLMRNHGPFTIGKDAKASVKAAVMCEEVARTVHISRQLGDPAAIDQQHIDSLYERYKNVYGQ from the coding sequence ATGAGTGAGCTCAAGTCCCTCGCGGATTACCCGCAGTCGATGCAGGACGAGGTGTCCAAGGTCCGCCAGATCGTCGCCGACCTGCACGCCGAATTGCCGCGCTACGAGCTGGTGGTCTGGACCGCTGGCAACGTCTCCCAGCGCGTACGCCACCCGGAAATCACCGACGGCAGCGCGGATCTGTTCGTGATCAAGCCATCGGGCGTCGCCTACGACGAGCTGACCGCACAGTCCATGGTGGTCTGCACCTTGGACGGCAAGCTCCTGGATGGCACCCGTGCACCTTCCTCGGATACCGCGGCCCACGCCTACACCTACGAGCACATGCCAGAAGTCGGCGGCGTGGTGCATACCCACTCCACCTACGCCACCGCCTGGGCGGCCCGCGGCGAAGAAATTCCTTGCGTGCTGACCATGATGGCCGATGAATTCGGCGGCCCGATCCCGGTTGGCCCGTTTGCGATCATCGGCGATGACTCCATTGGACGCGGCATCGTCTCTACCTTGAGCGAATCGCGCAGCCCTGCGGTGCTGATGCGCAATCACGGGCCATTCACGATCGGCAAGGATGCCAAGGCCTCGGTCAAGGCCGCAGTGATGTGCGAGGAAGTAGCGCGCACCGTGCACATCTCGCGCCAGCTGGGAGACCCAGCGGCCATCGACCAGCAGCATATCGACTCGCTCTACGAGCGCTACAAGAACGTTTACGGACAGTAA